From a single Vitis vinifera cultivar Pinot Noir 40024 chromosome 18, ASM3070453v1 genomic region:
- the LOC100267776 gene encoding 1-acylglycerol-3-phosphate O-acyltransferase: MRLEFGPGILVYFPVIRVRHSERNKTVCKKKTIHNGEAAVDRVTGLYVYKGRRRLRSNYRPLERLLTLQSIFITLKTWQLRCMSYRFVRWSRMAEEMTKAELGSSSSTTKSRSLWPSLFRWIPTSTDHIIDAEKRLLSLVKTPYVQEQVNIGSGPPGSKVRWFRSASNEPRFINTVTFDSKDDSPTLVMVHGYGASQGFFFRNFDALARRFRVIAIDQLGWGGSSRPDFTCKSTEETEAWFIDSFEEWRKAKNLSNFILLGHSVGGYVAAKYALKHPEHIQHLILVGPAGFSLESDGKSEWLTRFRATWKGAVLNHLWESNFTPQKLVRGIGPWGPDLVRKYTSARFSSYSTGDLLTEEESKLLTDYVYHTVAAKASGELCLKYIFSFGAFARLPLLHSASEWKVPTTFIYGFEDWMNYQGAQEARKQMKVPCEIIRVPQAGHFVFIDNPSGFHSAVLYACRRFLLPDPDSQSLPEGLTSA, translated from the exons ATGCGACTAGAATTTGGACCTGGAATCCTGGTGTATTTTCCTGTCATCCGCGTGCGTCACAGCGAACGTAACAAAACCGTGtgtaaaaagaaaacaatacatAATGGTGAGGCCGCCGTTGACCGCGTAACGGGTTTATATGTGTATAAAGGCAGGCGCAGGCTGCGCAGCAACTATAGGCCGTTGGAAAGGCTTTTGACACTACAATCTATCTTCATCACCCTAAAAACTTGGCAATTACGGTGTATGAGCTATCGTTTCGTTCGGTGGTCGAGGATGGCGGAAGAGATGACTAAGGCGGAGCTTGGATCCTCCTCCTCAACTACTAAATCCAGATCTTTGTGGCCTTCTCTTTTCCGTTGGATCCCTACCTCTACCGATCATATCATCGACGCCGAAAAGCGTCTTCTCTCCTTAGTCAA GACTCCTTATGTTCAAGAACAGGTTAATATAGGGTCTGGGCCACCTGGGTCCAAAGTCAGGTGGTTTCGGTCTGCCAGCAATGAACCAAGGTTTATCAACACAGTTACTTTTGACAGCAAAGATGATTCTCCTACTCTTGTAATGGTTCATGGATATGGTGCTTCTCAAGGTTTCTTTTTCCGGAATTTTGATGCTCTTGCTAGACGATTCAGGGTCATCGCCATTGATCAACTAGG TTGGGGTGGATCAAGCAGGCCTGACTTCACTTGCAAAAGTACCGAAG AGACTGAGGCTTGGTTCATTGATTCCTTTGAGGAGTGGCGTAAAGCCAAAAACCTTAGCAACTTTATATTGCTTGGGCACTCTGTCGGGGGCTATGTTGCAGCTAAATATGCTCTCAAG cATCCTGAGCACATTCAGCACTTGATTTTGGTGGGACCTGCTGGATTTTCATTGGAATCAGATGGTAAGTCAGAGTGGCTTACACGGTTCAGAGCAACATGGAAAGGAGCTGTTCTGAACCATTTGTGGGAATCTAATTTTACTCCTCAGAAGCTTGTCAG AGGTATTGGCCCTTGGGGTCCAGATCTTGTACGCAAGTATACAAGTGCTAGATTTAGTTCATATTCAACTGGTGATTTGTTAACTGAAGAGGAGTCCAAGTTACTCACAG ATTATGTGTACCATACTGTAGCAGCCAAAGCTAGTGGAGAGCTGTGCTTGAAATACATATTTTCATTTGGAGCATTTGCTCGGTTGCCCCTTCTGCACAG CGCATCAGAATGGAAAGTGCCAACCACTTTTATATATGGCTTTGAAGATTGGATGAACTACCAAGGAGCCCAAGAAGCTCGCAAGCAAATGAAGGTCCCATGTGAAATTATTAGGGTCCCccag GCTGGGCATTTTGTATTCATAGACAATCCCTCTGGGTTCCACTCGGCTGTATTGTATGCTTGCCGCAGATTTCTCTTGCCTGACCCTGATAGTCAATCCCTTCCTGAAGGCTTGACATCTGCCTAA
- the LOC100257491 gene encoding kinesin-like protein KIN-7E, with product MGDIGGEEPGHWNAKGQEEKILVSVRLRPLDVKENSRYHVSDWECINVNTIIYKNSLSLPERSQFPTAYTFDRVFGQNCSTREVYDEGAKEVALSVVNGINSSIFAYGQTSSGKTYTMTGITEYAVSDIYDYVERHRDREFKLKFSAMEIYNEALRDLLSSDSAPLRLLDDPERGTVVDKLTEETLRDRNHLQELLSICEAQRQIGETALNETSSRSHQILRLTIESSAHKFVGAENSSSLAATVSFVDLAGSERASQTLSEGTRLKEGCHINRSLLTLGTVIRKLSKGRNVHIPYRDSKLTRILQNSLGGNARTAIICTMSPARSHIEQSRNTLLFASCAKEVSTNAHVNVVMSDKILVKHLQREMARLESELRSLELNHAANDSTALLKEKELLIEKMDKEIKDLTQQRDLAHSQIEDLLKSIGEDQSKQSMESDQISEHQVQNTWSDEPSASESSDMPNSHCLDLDLTTCSSSQYSDHDNGLNSRGDSLQLPENSENHFPSDDASSILSTNTPIFVGPNPCQGWEKTIQGLDRNTEDDTSLPCPEEKDGKLALTVAGDTDAISSHGSLEQKIQDMKKTIESLFSMYPLEPSLCFTEADKSSSRSLRLNRSRSCRSVIMTIQSPLFDEAEQGESILPNGLDEDFPGRPEGFLPKLAEMEFGDGMKKFSRQDSRTSVRSVSMDEKAQNVKTSGEWDTNSAHDFVAKLNEMAEVQSAMELGDDTVMETTPDADDTAGKNKVDRDTKQNASKSLSWALEFKRQQREIIALWDSCNVPLVHRTYFFLLFKGNKLDSVYMEVELRRLYFLKESFSHGSGAVKDDQPLTLASSKRALNREREMLIKQVQKRFSRKEMETIYQKWGIDLDSKQRKLQLVRRIWSDIRDMNHIRESAALVAKLVGFIVPSEAPQEIFGLSFSPKPMTRRSYSWRSNVSSLSGV from the exons ATGGGTGATATTGGTGGTGAGGAACCAGGGCATTGGAACGCAAAGGGACAAGAGGAGAAGATTTTAGTCTCAGTGAGGTTGAGGCCTTTGGATGTCAAAGAAAATTCAAGGTACCATGTCTCAGATTGGGAATGCATCAATGTGAACACCATTATATACAAGAACAGCCTCAGCTTACCTGAACGATCCCAGTTTCCAACTGCCTATACCTTTG ACAGAGTATTTGGACAAAACTGCTCGACAAGGGAAGTGTATGATGAAGGAGCCAAAGAAGTTGCTCTTTCAGTTGTCAATGGTATTAACT CAAGCATTTTTGCATATGGGCAAACAAGTAGCGGAAAAACATACACCATGACTGGAATTACTGAATATGCAGTATCAGATATATATGACTACGTGGAGAGG CATAGAGATAGAGAATTTAAATTGAAGTTCTCTGCCATGGAGATCTACAATGAAGCTCTCAGAGACCTACTCAGCTCAGATAGTGCTCCACTCAGACTTCTAGATGATCCAGAG AGAGGGACTGTTGTTGACAAACTTACGGAGGAGACTCTGAGGGATAGGAACCATCTACAGGAGCTCCTTTCCATATGTGAAG CCCAAAGACAGATAGGGGAGACTGCCCTGAATGAAACAAGCTCCAGATCTCATCAAATTCTCCGATTG ACAATTGAAAGTTCTGCTCATAAATTTGTAGGAGCTGAGAACTCAAGCAGTCTTGCAGCTACTGTG AGTTTTGTTGATCTTGCGGGAAGTGAACGTGCTTCTCAGACATTATCAGAGGGTACAAGATTGAAAGAAGGTTGCCACATAAATCGCAGTTTACTAACCCTGGGAACTGTTATTCGCAAATTAAg CAAAGGAAGAAATGTGCACATACCATATAGAGACTCTAAGCTGACACGCATTCTACAGAACTCCTTAGGAGGCAATGCTAGAACTGCCATCATTTGCACTATGAGCCCTGCACGCAGTCATATTGAGCAATCAAGAAACACTCTCTTGTTTGCAAGTTGTGCTAAAGAGGTGTCAACAAATGCGCATGTCAATGTAGTGATGTCAGATAAGATATTGGTAAAGCATTTGCAGAGAGAAATGGCTAGACTGGAGAGTGAGTTGAGAAGTTTAGAATTAAATCATGCTGCCAATGATTCTACCGCACTACTGAAGGAGAAAGAGCTTCTGATTGAAAAG ATGGATAAAGAGATAAAGGATTTAACTCAACAACGCGATCTTGCTCACTCTCAAATTGAGGATTTGCTCAAATCAATTGGAGAAGATCAATCAAAACAATCG ATGGAATCTGATCAGATTTCAGAACACCAAGTGCAAAATACATGGTCAGATGAACCTTCAGCATCAGAATCATCAGATATGCCTAATTCCCATTGCCTGGATTTGGATCTCACAACATGCAGCTCATCTCAGTATTCTGACCACGACAATGGCCTTAATTCCAGAGGGGACAGCCTACAGCTTCCTGAGAATTCTGAAAACCACTTTCCATCTGATGATGCTTCTTCAATACTGTCAACGAATACTCCAATATTTGTTGGGCCCAATCCATGTCAGGGGTGGGAGAAGACCATTCAGGGACTGGATAGGAACACAGAAGATGATACTTCTTTACCTTGTCCAGAAGAGAAAGATGGAAAGTTAGCTTTGACGGTGGCTGGGGATACAGATGCGATATCATCTCATGGTTCTTTGGAGCAAAAAATTCAGGACATGAAAAAGACCATTGAGAGCCTTTTCAGTATGTATCCTCTAGAACCATCTCTTTGTTTCACTGAGGCAGACAAGTCTAGCTCCAGAAGCTTGAGGTTGAATAGAAGCAGAAGTTGTAGATCAGTTATCATGACTATCCAATCTCCATTGTTTGATGAGGCAGAACAGGGTGAGAGCATACTGCCAAATGGTTTAGACGAAGATTTCCCTGGAAGACCAGAAGGCTTCCTGCCAAAGCTTGCTGAAATGGAGTTTGGTGATGGCATGAAAAAATTTTCCAGACAAGATTCTCGAACTTCTGTTAGAAGTGTTTCCATGGATGAAAAAGCACAGAATGTCAAGACATCGGGTGAATGGGATACCAACAGTGCCCACGATTTTGTTGCAAAATTGAATGAAATGGCCGAAGTTCAGTCTGCAATGGAACTTGGTGATGATACG GTCATGGAGACGACACCAGATGCTGACGACACTGCAGGGAAAAATAAAGTTGACCGGGATACTAAGCAGAATGCTTCTAAATCTTTAAGTTGGGCCTTAGAATTTAAAAGGCAACAGAGAGAGATAATTGCACTTTGGGATTCATGCAATGTACCTTTGGTTCATAGAACCTATTTCTTCCTGCTCTTCAAGGGTAATAAATTGGACTCTGTTTACATGGAGGTAGAGCTAAGAAGGTTGTATTTTCTTAAGGAGTCATTTTCTCATGGAAGTGGAGCTGTGAAAGATGACCAACCTCTCACTCTGGCTTCAAG CAAGAGGGCTCTGAATCGCGAGAGGGAGATGTTGATCAAGCAAGTGCAGAAGCGGTTCTCCCGAAAGGAGATGGAGACGATTTACCAGAAGTGGGGTATCGATTTGGACTCAAAGCAGAGGAAGTTACAATTGGTACGACGTATTTGGAGTGACATCAGAGACATGAACCACATTAGGGAGAGTGCTGCCCTTGTTGCTAAGTTAGTTGGGTTCATAGTGCCAAGTGAGGCGCCCCAGGAGATTTTTGGACTCAGCTTCTCACCTAAACCCATGACCCGGAGGTCCTACAGCTGGAGAAGCAACGTGTCTTCTTTGTCAGGAGTTTGA
- the LOC100247114 gene encoding V-type proton ATPase subunit c1, which translates to MTTFSGDETAPFFGFLGAAAALVFSCMGAAYGTAKSGVGVASMGVMRPELVMKSIVPVVMAGVLGIYGLIIAVIISTGINPKAKSYYLFDGYAHLSSGLACGLAGLSAGMAIGIVGDAGVRANAQQPKLFVGMILILIFAEALALYGLIVGIILSSRAGQSRAE; encoded by the exons ATGACTACCTTCAGCGGCGATGAGACTGCTCCATTCTTCGGCTTCCTCGGCGCTGCTGCCGCCCTTGTTTTCTCCT GTATGGGAGCTGCATATGGAACCGCAAAGAGCGGGGTTGGTGTGGCCTCCATGGGTGTGATGAGACCGGAGCTTGTTATGAAGTCGATCGTTCCAGTTGTTATGGCCGGAGTGTTGGGTATTTATGGTTTGATTATTGCTGTTATCATTAGTACTGGTATTAACCCTAAGGCCAAATCCTATTATCTTTTTGATGGTTACGCACACCTTTCTTCTGGTCTGGCTTGCGGCCTCGCTGGCCTTTCTGCTGGAATGGCCATTGGGATAGTCGGTGATGCTGGTGTGAG AGCCAATGCTCAGCAGCCAAAGCTTTTCGTTGGAATGATCCTCATTCTCATCTTTGCTGAAGCTCTTGCCCTGTATGGACTTATTGTTGGCATCATCCTATCTTCTCGAGCTGGTCAATCAAGAGCTGAATAG
- the LOC100262619 gene encoding probable LRR receptor-like serine/threonine-protein kinase At4g36180, translated as MLTAIFLYLSLLLFAPTLTCAQRSADALSEIKALTAFKLNLHDPLGALDGWNSSTPSAPCDWRGILCYNGRVWELRLPRLQLGGRLTDQLSNLRQLRKLSLHSNAFNGSVPLSLSQCSLLRAVYLHYNSFSGGLPPALTNLTNLQVLNVAHNFLSGGIPGNLPRNLRYLDLSSNAFSGNIPANFSVASSLQLINLSFNQFSGGVPASIGELQQLQYLWLDSNQLYGTIPSAISNCSSLLHLSAEDNALKGLIPATLGAIPKLRVLSLSRNELSGSVPASMFCNVSANPPTLVIVQLGFNAFTGIFKPQNATFFSVLEVLDLQENHIHGVFPSWLTEVSTLRILDLSGNFFSGVLPIEIGNLLRLEELRVANNSLQGEVPREIQKCSLLQVLDLEGNRFSGQLPPFLGALTSLKTLSLGRNHFSGSIPASFRNLSQLEVLNLSENNLIGDVLEELLLLSNLSILNLSFNKFYGEVWSNIGDLSSLQELNMSGCGFSGRLPKSIGSLMKLATLDLSKQNMSGELPLEIFGLPNLQVVALQENLFSGDVPEGFSSLLSMRYLNLSSNAFSGEVPATFGFLQSLVVLSLSQNHVSSVIPSELGNCSDLEALELRSNRLSGEIPGELSRLSHLKELDLGQNNLTGEIPEDISKCSSMTSLLLDANHLSGPIPDSLSKLSNLTMLNLSSNRFSGVIPVNFSGISTLKYLNLSQNNLEGEIPKMLGSQFTDPSVFAMNPKLCGKPLKEECEGVTKRKRRKLILLVCVAVGGATLLALCCCGYIFSLLRWRKKLREGAAGEKKRSPAPSSGGERGRGSGENGGPKLVMFNNKITYAETLEATRQFDEENVLSRGRYGLVFKASFQDGMVLSIRRLPDGSIEENTFRKEAESLGKVKHRNLTVLRGYYAGPPDVRLLVYDYMPNGNLATLLQEASHQDGHVLNWPMRHLIALGIARGLSFLHSVSMVHGDVKPQNVLFDADFEAHLSDFGLDRLTIPTPAEPSSSTTPIGSLGYVSPEAALTGEADVYSFGIVLLEILTGRKPVMFTQDEDIVKWVKKQLQRGQISELLEPGLLEIDPESSEWEEFLLGVKVGLLCTAPDPLDRPSMSDIVFMLEGCRVGPDIPSSADPTSLPSPV; from the coding sequence ATGCTAACGGCTATTTTTCTCTacctctccttgcttctcttcgCCCCAACGCTGACCTGCGCCCAGCGGAGCGCCGATGCCTTGTCTGAAATCAAAGCCTTGACGGCCTTCAAACTCAATCTACACGATCCGCTAGGCGCATTGGACGGCTGGAACTCGTCGACCCCTTCCGCTCCCTGTGACTGGCGGGGCATTCTCTGTTACAATGGCCGAGTTTGGGAACTTCGCTTACCTCGTCTCCAACTCGGTGGCCGACTCACTGACCAACTCTCTAACCTTCGCCAACTTCGCAAGTTAAGTCTTCACTCTAACGCCTTTAACGGCTCtgttcctctttctctctcccagtgCTCTCTTCTACGCGCCGTTTATTTACATTACAACTCATTTTCCGGTGGTCTCCCGCCGGCTCTCACCAACCTCACCAACCTTCAAGTGCTCAATGTTGCCCACAACTTTCTCTCTGGTGGAATCCCCGGGAACCTCCCGAGGAATCTCCGCTATCTCGACCTTTCTTCAAACGCCTTCTCCGGCAATATTCCAGCTAACTTTTCTGTGGCTTCTTCGCTTCAGCTCATCAACCTTTCGTTCAACCAGTTCTCCGGTGGGGTTCCGGCTAGCATCGGAGAGCTTCAACAGCTTCAGTATCTGTGGTTGGACTCGAACCAGTTGTATGGAACCATCCCTTCTGCGATATCCAACTGTTCATCACTCCTACATTTGAGTGCCGAAGACAATGCGCTCAAGGGTCTGATTCCGGCAACGCTCGGAGCGATTCCGAAACTTCGAGTGCTTTCGCTTTCCCGCAATGAACTCTCTGGTTCGGTCCCTGCATCTATGTTCTGCAACGTCTCGGCCAATCCTCCCACGCTAGTGATCGTACAGTTGGGGTTTAATGCCTTCACGGGCATTTTTAAGCCGCAAAACGCAACTTTTTTCAGCGTTTTGGAGGTTTTGGACCTTCAAGAGAATCACATTCATGGTGTGTTCCCATCTTGGTTGACAGAAGTATCCACGCTAAGAATTCTAGATCTTTCTGGAAACTTCTTCTCTGGTGTTCTACCCATTGAAATCGGAAATCTCCTGAGACTGGAGGAGTTGAGAGTTGCTAATAATTCGCTACAGGGTGAGGTTCCTCGTGAGATTCAGAAATGCAGTTTGTTACAGGTTCTTGATCTGGAAGGAAATCGATTTTCAGGTCAACTTCCTCCATTTTTGGGCGCATTAACGAGCTTGAAGACGTTATCTCTAGGGAGAAACCATTTCTCAGGTTCCATTCCAGCAAGTTTTCGGAACCTCTCACAGTTGGAAGTATTGAATCTGAGCGAAAATAACTTGATTGGGGACGTACTCGAAGAGCTATTGCTTCTTAGCAATTTGAGTATCTTAAACCTAAGCTTCAACAAATTTTATGGGGAAGTATGGTCAAATATCGGGGACTTGAGTAGCTTGCAGGAGTTGAACATGAGCGGTTGTGGCTTTTCAGGAAGACTTCCTAAGAGCATTGGAAGTTTGATGAAACTTGCTACTTTGGATTTGAGTAAGCAAAATATGTCTGGTGAATTGCCTTTAGAGATTTTTGGGTTGCCAAATTTGCAAGTTGTTGCTCTTCAAGAGAATCTGTTTTCTGGGGATGTTCCCGAAGGCTTCAGCAGTTTACTTAGTATGCGCTATCTGAATCTATCCTCTAATGCCTTTTCCGGCGAGGTTCCGGCTACCTTTGGATTTCTTCAGTCCTTAGTTGTTCTCTCATTGTCTCAAAATCATGTTTCCAGTGTAATTCCATCAGAGCTTGGTAATTGTTCTGATCTGGAAGCACTTGAGCTCCGGTCCAATCGATTGAGCGGTGAAATCCCCGGTGAACTCTCTCGTCTATCCCATTTGAAGGAACTCGATCTGGGTCAGAATAATTTGACAGGTGAAATCCCAGAAGATATATCTAAGTGCTCCTCTATGACTTCCCTGCTGCTGGATGCCAATCATCTTTCAGGCCCCATACCGGATTCGTTGtctaaattatcaaatctaACAATGCTGAATCTGTCTTCAAACAGATTCAGTGGAGTCATTCCAGTGAACTTTTCAGGCATCTCTACCTTGAAATACTTGAACCTTTCACAGAACAACCTGGAAGGAGAAATTCCTAAAATGCTGGGTTCTCAATTTACAGATCCTTCAGTTTTTGCAATGAATCCAAAGTTATGCGGAAAGCCATTGAAAGAGGAATGCGAGGGCGTGACCAAGAGAAAAAGGAGGAAACTGATTCTTTTAGTTTGTGTGGCTGTTGGTGGAGCCACCCTTCTGGCATTGTGTTGTTGTGGCTATATTTTCAGTCTATTGCGTTGGCGTAAGAAACTTAGAGAAGGGGCAGCCGGGGAGAAGAAGCGGAGCCCAGCCCCAAGCTCTGGAGGAGAAAGAGGCCGTGGGAGCGGTGAAAATGGAGGGCCAAAACTCGTTATGTTCAACAACAAAATAACCTACGCGGAAACATTAGAGGCAACCAGACAATTTGACGAGGAAAATGTCTTGAGCAGGGGAAGATATGGACTTGTATTCAAGGCCTCTTTCCAAGATGGCATGGTCCTATCAATCCGCCGCCTTCCAGATGGGTCCATCGAAGAGAACACCTTCCGTAAAGAAGCAGAATCACTGGGCAAAGTGAAGCACAGAAACCTAACAGTCCTACGCGGCTACTATGCAGGACCACCGGACGTCAGGCTCCTCGTTTACGACTACATGCCTAATGGAAATCTGGCCACCCTGCTCCAGGAAGCCTCTCACCAAGATGGGCACGTCCTCAATTGGCCAATGCGCCATCTGATTGCACTTGGCATTGCCCGTGGCCTATCCTTCCTCCACTCAGTTTCAATGGTTCATGGAGATGTGAAGCCACAAAACGTCCTCTTTGATGCGGATTTCGAAGCCCATCTCTCTGATTTCGGGTTAGACCGATTAACCATACCAACCCCGGCTGAACCTTCCTCCTCCACAACCCCAATTGGGTCACTAGGCTATGTTTCACCGGAGGCGGCATTGACCGGAGAAGCTGACGTGTACAGTTTCGGAATCGTATTGCTAGAGATATTGACAGGTAGGAAACCAGTGATGTTCACACAAGACGAAGACATTGTAAAATGGGTGAAAAAACAGTTACAAAGAGGTCAAATTTCAGAATTACTGGAACCGGGGTTGCTGGAAATCGACCCGGAGTCATCTGAATGGGAAGAATTCTTATTGGGGGTGAAAGTTGGGTTGCTATGCACAGCACCCGACCCGCTTGATAGACCCTCCATGTCAGACATCGTATTCATGCTTGAAGGTTGCCGGGTCGGACCAGATATTCCATCCTCAGCTGATCCAACCTCCCTCCCCTCCCCCGTGTGA